The DNA segment CCGGAAGCGACGACACAATTCGCGACGCCAGCTGCACCATCCCCGCACGCTGGTAATTTACGGACAGTTCCGCCTGTTCCGCCCAGATGCCCTCCGATTCCGTTTTGTTTTTGTGCATGCATTTGTCAGGGCCGTATTTTACAAGGCTGCATATGTCGTCAGAGGACAGGTTGTACCACCGAAAGGACGACAAAAAGAATTCCCCAAGGTATGTGTCGTCATTTGAGGCGAGAAACTCCTCTGCGGCCGGCAGGTTTCTGAACAGTCCTTTCTTTTTTTCAATCAGGTCAAGTGAAGCTAGGGAGTTCATAATGACTGCCGTATTTTCGGGGTCGAAGTTATGTTTTTCAGCCAGCTCTTCACTGCTTTTCCAGTAGGACAGTTCCCTGAAGATTCCGAGCTTTATTGCCGCAATAAAAATATTCGTCTCCTGGTTTGTGAGCAGTTTTTTGTACAGCTCTTTGAAACTGTTCTTTATCTTAGGCATTTTCCTTGTACGCATGCCTTCCCGTAAGCGACCCGTATGCCCGTGTGAGTGCATACGGCTGTACATGCTGTGCCCTGAAGAAAACGGCCTTCTCGTCCCGCAGTCCGTCATAATCCTCTTATTTGAAAAGTCAGTCTGATCTTTTTCAGTACCTGTCATTTTTTGTTGTCCTGCTTTTTTGGCAGTTCTCCTTTCTTTATTGGTCAAAATAATTATTGCCCGAAACTGATTGGTATATTTTCAAAAAACCAAAAAAAAGTTTTGACGAATTTTAGCGGCTGCATAAGTGAAAAAAATTATTCTGAGGCAAAAAGATATAAACGGCCCGTTTAGTCCTGAACAGCGCTTATGGGGCTGTCGGCCACGAAAGTTTTTTGGTTTTTGCTGTTCGTGACTGCGATTACGGCGGGCATCACGAGAACTGCGCCTGCAAGCGAAAAGCCGACTGCCTCAACTGTCACCAGTCCAAAGTTCAAAATTATCGGAAACGAGGAGAGGAGCAGTGCCGAAAAACCGAAAAATGTTGTCATCCCGGAAATCGTCACGGCAGTACCGATTTTTTGGACGCTCATTCTGATTGCTGTCTGGGTATCGTATCCCTTCCTGTGCTCCTCTCTGAAACGCTCCATTATGAGTACTGTATATTCTGACGCCACACCTATCGTCATCGCCCCAAGGGTTGCGGTAAGAAGTGTATAGTCTAGACTGAAGGTTTACATGACAAGGCCGTTGTACCCGACGGCCATAAAAACAGGTATGACGGCGGATATCGCGGAGAGCTTTCTGTAGACAGCAAGGAGAAACAAAATGATGAGGCGGCAGAAGATGTCTTCTGCGACTGACGTCTCTGTTTTTCTTTTTCCTCTTGAAACGCCGCACTGGTCGGCAAAATTGTTCAAATGCCTTGTGCTTGTAACGGTGTACTTCTTTTTTTTGTTTCTGAGACTGCCGCATATTTTACGGCAGAGTTCTTTTGGGATTTCGTAGCCTGTGTTCAGGAGGTGGAGATATTCTATTATGTCCTGATATTCCGCCGGTGGGATGAACCCGGCCTCCTCCCATATCTGCCGGGTCTTCAGAGGGGCGGATGATATATTTTCTGTTCCGCAGACCATTTGTTTTGCCTTCACATTTTTGTTGAAATGTCTGGCCTCTCCTCGTCCATCCCCGAAAGCCGGGAGAGCCGGCCCGAAGGAAGAGGAGAAGAATTCGGCGGACCGGAAAGCGTTGGAGGACGCGGCCGCACTGACAGCCTGTTTTCAGAATATCTCCTGTACAGTATGAAAATATATTCCTGAAAGTTTTGGACTTTATTTTTGGTGTTGTACCGGACAGAAAAGCAATCATCAAAAAAAGTTGTTTTTTAGTGCGAATTGTATTTGAGCCGGCATCTCGGAAAATTTTGTGTCTCATCTTCTACCGACCAGACATCTGACTGCTGTATCTCGTTTAGAGTCTCTTCTCTTTTCCGGCGGCCGTTGCTTGTTATCAGCACGCCGTCCGGATTTGTTATCCGTTCAAGCTCTTTTAAAAACCGGCCAGTGTCCCCTTATCATGTGGACCATGCCAAGTGCGAAGACGAAGTCGGCTTTATCGTCTTTGAGACATGAACTAGACTTCTCAGAAAGGACAGAGGTTACGTTCGTGAGTTTTTCGTCCCTGATAAGACGGGAGACGGATTCAACGGCGAGGGTGTTTGCGTCGACCCCATAGACCTGTCCTTTGTCCCCTGTCAGTCCTGAAGCCGCTTTTGAGTGACTTCCGGGTCCGCAGCCGCAATCGACGACCGTCATGCCGGGTTTAATCCCAAAAGACTCAGGAAGGCGTACAGGCGGGCAAAGTTTGTCTCTTTCATCAAAAAATGAGAACCTCATTATTTTAAATGAGAAATCCGATCTCTCTTCACGTTTTACTTCTTTCATATCTTATCACCTCCGTTGGGTTTATTCTCTGGTTGCAGCAGCTGTTTTTTTTTGGTTACGATTCTTTTCCGTGACCGGGGCGGCTGTCCGCATTTCTTTTGGAGATTTCTGCTATTCTTTATTTTTCTCCATTTGATGTTTCCGGGCCTGCAGAAATTTGCTCTTCATATTTTCACATCAGGTCTGATTTTTTTGAAAGTCCCGAGTTTTGACCATTTTTTCTGCACATCCTGTGGCCTTTGCATTTTTCTTCAGGGCCAAAAGTGCGACTCCTATAAAGCAGAGCAGTGCTGCGAACGCAGTTGCAGCCGAAGCGGCGTCAGTGACAAGTGCTGCCCCGGCTTTAGTCACGACACCTGTGTAGCCTTCCTGCCGCAGCTGAAATGCAAATATTATCGAGGCCAGTGATGACCCCAAAGCCATTGCAAACTGCCTTGCGGCACTGTTCATTCCTGAGGCGACTGCGGACTTCTCTTTTGGCAGACCGTGCATAATTTCGGCGTTTACCGGCCCCTGAAAAAGTGTAAAGCCGACTGCAAATACCACCAGAGCACCCAGAATAAGTGTCAGGTCGTAAGTCTTTAAAGAACAGGCGAAGGCCAAAAGCCCTAGTGCTCCTGCGAAGAGTCCCGCTCCGGTGAAATATTTCCGGGGGTGTCTGTCGTATATCCTGCCTGTTACAGGGGCTCCGAACGTCAGAATAACGGCTATTCCTATGAAAACCATCCCCACCTGAAGTGGCGAAAAGTTCATGACGCCTTCAAGGTAGAAAGGCATTGCGATACTCAGGATCATATAGGCGGTGAACATAAGGGCCATACATACCAGTGGAACAGTGAACATGCGTTCTGAAAATATCGAAAGGTCAATAAGGGGGCTTATGCGACGGCGCTCTGTTGTGACGAAGGCAACAAGCGAAAGAACACATGCACATAACGCCACAGTGGCATACACCTCTTTTCCTCCGTCTGCAATATATCCCAAAAAAAGCATGGACGATACAATTGCGGCTCCGAGACTTGCTGCCCCGGGCCAGTCGGTTCTGACTTTTTCGGACTTTTCGGGTTTTTTCAGGTCCATCGAATAAGCGCCGAAGGCGACGAGTGCAATTCCCACCGGGACGTTTATCATGAAGATGGCATGCCAGCTGAAGAAACTGAGAAGGAAACCGCCGAGGACGGGACCACTCAGACTTGCAACTGCAATTGTTGACCCGAGAAGTCCCATCGCCTTTCCGTGCTCTGAGAACGGATAAAGTTCAAAGATTATCGCCATTACGATTGAGACCGACATCGCGGCGCCGAGGCCCTGAATTATTCTCAGGCAGATTAATACAGAAAGTGTCGGTGCAAGGGCGCAACCTAAAGAACCGGCGGTGAAAACAGCCATTCCTGAAAGAAACATCCTGTTCTTCCCGACTGACTCTGACATCCGGGCAAAAACAAGCATTGCCGCAGTCATTGCGACAAGATATCCTGTTATAGTCCACTGGGAAAGGGCCAGGTCTGCGTTGAAGTATGATGTAATCGTCGGAAGAGCTATGGAAATTACCACACCGTCCAGTACAGACATGTACATTCCCAGTAGTGCGACGAACATCACAGCTTTTCGTTTATCCGGGCTGTATTTCCCGGAAATATCTGTGTCTGATTTGTTCATGAGCACTAAGTTTCTGGCACAATATATTCAAACTATTACAACCAAAGTGGGTTGTAATGCTGGAAAAACTTGTTGAAGACCTAAAAAATTATGGTTTCACCGAATACGAATCAAAAGCCTACGTGGCGCTTGTCGGCCTCGGAACCGCAACGGCAAGAGAAGTCTGTGAAATTTCAGGAGTCCCGCAGGGACGCATCTATACAGTCCTGAACACTTTGTCTGACAAGGGGTTTGTAAGCATACAGGAGGGCGTTCCGACATTTTATCTGGCTGAAAACCCTGCCGGAATCTTTACCTCCATAAAAGAGGAGTACTGTTCATCAATCGACGAGATGATAAAAAGCCTTAAGAAGCTTAATTATGAGGCGAAGCCGCAGTCGCCTTTCTGGTCAATCCACAGTGAAAAGAGCATTGTCACAAGGGAAAAAGTGATGATTAGGTATGCAAAGCATGACATCATCATTATTATAAAGGACCCCTCGTCCCTCCGCCCTCTTGTAAAAGACCTTAAGGCTGCAAAAAAACAGCTTGACCTGACTATTCTCGTATATGAAGGCAGCGAAGTGAAATGTCCGGGCCTGAAAATCGAAAATATGAGCAGCGGCCTGTCCGGCCTTTTCATTGAGATGGAAGACGAGTTCGGTCAGGTGATGAAGGATTCTGAATGGAGCACCGAGCTGTTTATGCTTGTTGACGGAATGACGGCGTTTACATCCGGTTACAGAGCAGGTAGAAAAAGTGCGACAGTGATAAAATGGCCGCCTATATGCTTTATGATGAAAAGACTTATCAAAATGCTTGAGCCCAACGTTTAAGTAAGTGATTTTGCACTAATTTTTTGTACTGCTTTTTTTATCGGTATTATGATGAAATCCGGTTTCATTTTGTCCCGTATGACCTGACATGCTCCCATGCTTTTTTGAGTTCAGGTCTTATTTCATTGTTGTCGTCGTATATGACGATGTTTTTTCTGTCGTAATAAGTCCGGTCCTTTCCCTGCGGGCAGACCTTTATGCATATGCCGCAGGGGGCAAGACGCCGCTTCTCAAGCCTGGCGCTGTTC comes from the Methanomicrobium sp. W14 genome and includes:
- a CDS encoding class I SAM-dependent methyltransferase — its product is MTGTEKDQTDFSNKRIMTDCGTRRPFSSGHSMYSRMHSHGHTGRLREGMRTRKMPKIKNSFKELYKKLLTNQETNIFIAAIKLGIFRELSYWKSSEELAEKHNFDPENTAVIMNSLASLDLIEKKKGLFRNLPAAEEFLASNDDTYLGEFFLSSFRWYNLSSDDICSLVKYGPDKCMHKNKTESEGIWAEQAELSVNYQRAGMVQLASRIVSSLPEFGSFRKMLDLGCGPGLFGISIAMGHPSMNAVLFDRPAVSKVAERLIGEYGMEDRVKAVGGDYINDPLGKNYDLVWASMTLNFAGDSLNDVIKKVCDSLNPGGVFVSFSDGKTNGGTKPKEMVLGTLMPALYGNDMGLNEGVIAGAMLKEGFKSVHSRAVMTPVGEVMVDTARKEV
- a CDS encoding methyltransferase domain-containing protein — encoded protein: MKEVKREERSDFSFKIMRFSFFDERDKLCPPVRLPESFGIKPGMTVVDCGCGPGSHSKAASGLTGDKGQVYGVDANTLAVESVSRLIRDEKLTNVTSVLSEKSSSCLKDDKADFVFALGMVHMIRGHWPVFKRA
- a CDS encoding MFS transporter; amino-acid sequence: MNKSDTDISGKYSPDKRKAVMFVALLGMYMSVLDGVVISIALPTITSYFNADLALSQWTITGYLVAMTAAMLVFARMSESVGKNRMFLSGMAVFTAGSLGCALAPTLSVLICLRIIQGLGAAMSVSIVMAIIFELYPFSEHGKAMGLLGSTIAVASLSGPVLGGFLLSFFSWHAIFMINVPVGIALVAFGAYSMDLKKPEKSEKVRTDWPGAASLGAAIVSSMLFLGYIADGGKEVYATVALCACVLSLVAFVTTERRRISPLIDLSIFSERMFTVPLVCMALMFTAYMILSIAMPFYLEGVMNFSPLQVGMVFIGIAVILTFGAPVTGRIYDRHPRKYFTGAGLFAGALGLLAFACSLKTYDLTLILGALVVFAVGFTLFQGPVNAEIMHGLPKEKSAVASGMNSAARQFAMALGSSLASIIFAFQLRQEGYTGVVTKAGAALVTDAASAATAFAALLCFIGVALLALKKNAKATGCAEKMVKTRDFQKNQT
- a CDS encoding TrmB family transcriptional regulator — translated: MLEKLVEDLKNYGFTEYESKAYVALVGLGTATAREVCEISGVPQGRIYTVLNTLSDKGFVSIQEGVPTFYLAENPAGIFTSIKEEYCSSIDEMIKSLKKLNYEAKPQSPFWSIHSEKSIVTREKVMIRYAKHDIIIIIKDPSSLRPLVKDLKAAKKQLDLTILVYEGSEVKCPGLKIENMSSGLSGLFIEMEDEFGQVMKDSEWSTELFMLVDGMTAFTSGYRAGRKSATVIKWPPICFMMKRLIKMLEPNV